A stretch of Streptococcus chenjunshii DNA encodes these proteins:
- the trkA gene encoding Trk system potassium transporter TrkA, with translation MRIIVVGGGKVGTALCRSLVEEGHDVILIEEKEAVLKTITKHYDIMGIVGNGANFKILEQADVKDCDIFIAITDKDEVNMIAAVLAKKMGAKETIVRVRNPEYSNPYFKEKNFLGFSLVVNPELLTARYIANSIDFPNALSVEHFVNGRVMLMEFKVTDGSKLCKMTLSQFRQKFSNVVICAIERQGQIIIPDGEATITTGDRIFVTGNRVEMVLFHNFVKAKTIKNMMIIGAGRITYYLLNILKHAKLHLKLIEINSERAEFFSQEFPNVHVVQGDGTVKSFLLEESVSSFDAVATLTGVDEENIIASMFLETLGIQKNITKVNRTSLLEIIDTDQFSSIVTPKSIAVDSMMHFIRGRVNAQDSNLDAMHHVANGQIETLQFEIRAKNKMAGKTLASLKLKKDVLIAAIIRKGKPIFPTGDDVFEVGDKIVVVTLLKNVTHIYDLLAR, from the coding sequence ATGAGAATAATTGTTGTTGGCGGAGGAAAGGTCGGAACGGCTCTCTGCCGTTCGCTTGTTGAAGAAGGACACGACGTTATCCTGATTGAAGAAAAAGAGGCAGTCTTAAAGACTATCACCAAGCACTATGACATCATGGGCATTGTCGGCAACGGCGCTAATTTCAAAATTTTGGAGCAGGCTGATGTGAAAGACTGTGATATTTTTATTGCTATTACTGACAAAGACGAAGTCAATATGATTGCTGCGGTTCTCGCTAAAAAGATGGGGGCCAAGGAAACGATTGTCCGAGTCCGCAATCCCGAATACTCCAATCCTTATTTCAAAGAAAAGAACTTTCTCGGTTTTTCTCTGGTCGTCAATCCTGAGCTGCTGACAGCGCGTTATATCGCTAATTCCATCGATTTTCCCAACGCCCTGTCTGTCGAACATTTTGTCAATGGCCGGGTCATGCTGATGGAATTCAAAGTGACTGACGGCAGCAAGCTCTGCAAAATGACGCTCAGCCAGTTTCGTCAGAAATTCAGCAATGTTGTTATCTGTGCTATCGAGCGTCAGGGACAAATTATTATCCCTGACGGCGAAGCTACGATTACAACAGGTGACAGAATTTTTGTTACCGGTAACCGGGTCGAAATGGTTCTCTTTCATAATTTTGTTAAAGCAAAAACGATTAAAAATATGATGATTATCGGTGCGGGGCGGATTACCTATTACCTGCTCAATATTCTGAAACATGCAAAACTCCATCTTAAGTTAATTGAAATCAATTCTGAACGGGCAGAATTTTTCAGTCAGGAATTCCCCAATGTGCATGTTGTGCAGGGAGATGGAACGGTTAAGAGTTTTTTGCTGGAAGAAAGTGTGTCCAGCTTTGATGCTGTCGCTACCCTGACAGGCGTTGATGAAGAAAATATTATCGCCTCAATGTTTTTAGAAACATTGGGCATTCAAAAAAATATTACCAAGGTTAACCGCACCAGTCTTTTAGAAATTATTGATACAGACCAGTTTTCCAGTATCGTCACACCTAAAAGCATCGCTGTCGACAGTATGATGCATTTTATCCGCGGCCGAGTCAATGCTCAAGATTCTAATCTTGATGCTATGCACCATGTTGCCAACGGGCAAATCGAAACACTGCAGTTTGAAATTCGGGCTAAAAACAAAATGGCTGGTAAAACATTGGCTTCCCTCAAACTGAAAAAGGATGTGCTAATCGCTGCCATTATCCGCAAGGGCAAGCCGATTTTCCCAACAGGGGACGATGTTTTTGAGGTGGGCGACAAAATTGTTGTTGTTACCCTTTTAAAAAATGTCACCCACATCTATGATTTATTAGCGAGGTAG
- a CDS encoding pseudouridine synthase, which produces MRINKYIAHAGLASRRKAEELIKEGVVTLNGQVVTELATLVKSGDQVAVKGQPIYNEEKVYYLLNKPRGTISSVSDEKGRKTVVELLPEVKERIYPVGRLDWDTSGLLLLTNDGDFTDKMIHPRNKINKVYSARLQGIATKEKLRPLTKGLEIDGQKTAPARYRIVKTDAEKKRSVVELTIHEGRNHQVKKMFEAVGLPVEKLSRVQFGSLDLKGVKPGEFRRLSKKEVSRLYNLAVNSSQ; this is translated from the coding sequence ATGAGAATTAATAAATATATCGCCCATGCCGGTCTGGCAAGCCGAAGGAAGGCCGAAGAGCTGATTAAAGAGGGGGTAGTGACCCTTAACGGACAGGTTGTAACAGAATTGGCAACCCTTGTTAAATCCGGTGATCAGGTTGCTGTCAAAGGGCAGCCAATCTATAATGAAGAAAAGGTCTATTATCTCCTTAATAAACCGCGGGGGACAATTTCCAGTGTTTCTGATGAAAAAGGCCGCAAAACGGTTGTTGAGCTCTTACCTGAGGTCAAGGAACGCATATACCCCGTCGGCCGCTTGGACTGGGATACGTCCGGTCTGCTGCTGCTGACAAATGATGGTGATTTTACCGATAAAATGATTCATCCGCGCAATAAAATTAATAAAGTCTATTCGGCGCGCTTACAAGGCATTGCTACTAAAGAAAAACTGCGTCCCCTTACGAAGGGACTTGAAATTGACGGACAAAAAACAGCACCTGCACGTTACCGCATTGTGAAAACGGATGCTGAGAAGAAGCGTTCAGTGGTTGAGCTGACCATTCATGAAGGCCGTAACCATCAGGTAAAAAAAATGTTTGAAGCTGTCGGGCTTCCGGTTGAAAAACTTTCAAGAGTGCAGTTTGGCAGTCTTGATTTAAAGGGGGTAAAACCGGGAGAATTCCGCCGTCTCAGCAAAAAAGAGGTCAGCCGACTCTATAATCTGGCTGTTAACAGCAGCCAATGA
- a CDS encoding TrkH family potassium uptake protein: MNKSMVRYLLSKLLLIEAALLIVPLIVAALYREESAVFLSILATMGLLFLLGGLGVLIKPKNYRIYTKEALLIVALCWVLWSFFGALPFVFTGQIPNLIDAFFETSSGFTTTGATILADTAVLSPALMFWRSFAHLIGGMGVLVFALAIMENSKNSHLEVMRAEVPGPVFGKMVSKLKDTAQILYIIYLAMFAVFTLILWLAGLPFYDSLITAMGTAGTGGFAVYNDSIAHYDSSLITNLVSLGMLAFGVNFNLYYFLLLRKFKVFFKDEELHTYIKIVLVAAGLIAFNVLGLYDNVRQGLEYVFFQVSATITTTGYGITDISGWPLFSQIILLLLMFVGGSAGSTAGGFKVMRSLILTKITKNQVLSTLYPNRMMSLHINHETIDKETQHGVLKYLTLYVIFLLGLVFFLSLDNNNFMTVFSAAASCMNNIGPMLGTTDNFAIFSPFSKVLLSFAMIAGRLEIYPMLLFFIPKTWSKI, from the coding sequence ATGAATAAAAGTATGGTTCGCTATCTCCTCTCAAAATTACTCTTGATCGAAGCTGCTCTGCTGATTGTTCCGCTGATTGTGGCGGCTCTTTATCGGGAAGAAAGCGCTGTTTTTCTCAGTATTCTGGCAACCATGGGACTGCTTTTCCTGCTGGGCGGCTTGGGTGTCCTTATCAAGCCGAAAAACTATCGTATATACACTAAAGAAGCCCTGCTGATTGTTGCCTTGTGCTGGGTTCTCTGGTCCTTTTTCGGAGCTCTCCCTTTTGTCTTTACAGGACAGATTCCCAATCTTATAGATGCTTTCTTTGAAACGAGCTCAGGTTTCACCACAACCGGAGCAACCATTCTGGCTGATACGGCTGTCCTCTCGCCCGCTCTTATGTTTTGGCGCAGTTTTGCCCACCTAATCGGAGGGATGGGGGTACTGGTTTTTGCTCTGGCGATTATGGAGAACAGTAAAAACAGCCATTTAGAGGTCATGAGGGCAGAAGTTCCGGGACCTGTCTTTGGTAAGATGGTTTCCAAATTAAAAGATACCGCCCAGATTCTTTATATTATCTATTTAGCCATGTTTGCCGTCTTCACCCTTATTCTTTGGCTGGCCGGTCTCCCTTTCTACGACAGCCTGATTACAGCGATGGGGACTGCAGGAACCGGTGGTTTTGCTGTCTATAATGACAGTATTGCCCACTATGACAGCTCTTTAATAACCAATCTGGTTTCTTTAGGAATGCTGGCTTTCGGCGTCAATTTTAACCTTTATTATTTTCTTTTGCTAAGAAAGTTTAAAGTTTTTTTCAAAGATGAGGAACTGCATACCTATATCAAAATTGTCTTAGTTGCTGCAGGACTGATTGCCTTCAATGTCTTAGGGCTTTATGATAATGTCAGACAGGGACTGGAGTATGTCTTTTTCCAAGTTTCAGCAACGATTACTACTACAGGTTATGGTATTACAGATATCAGCGGCTGGCCGCTTTTTTCTCAAATCATCCTGCTGCTGCTCATGTTTGTCGGGGGATCGGCAGGCTCTACAGCCGGCGGTTTCAAGGTGATGAGATCCTTAATCCTGACTAAGATTACCAAAAACCAAGTGCTGTCAACCCTTTATCCTAATCGCATGATGTCGCTGCATATCAATCATGAAACGATTGATAAGGAGACCCAGCACGGTGTCTTAAAATATCTGACACTCTATGTGATTTTTCTGCTGGGGCTGGTCTTCTTTTTATCACTGGATAATAATAATTTTATGACCGTTTTCAGTGCCGCCGCTTCATGTATGAACAATATTGGACCCATGCTGGGGACAACTGATAACTTTGCCATCTTCAGCCCCTTCTCCAAAGTCCTGCTGTCCTTTGCCATGATTGCTGGACGCTTAGAAATTTACCCTATGCTGCTGTTCTTCATTCCAAAAACCTGGTCGAAAATTTAA
- a CDS encoding IS30 family transposase, whose protein sequence is MQDHYTPTGKHLTIADRRLIERWKQEGKSNREIAGLLGKAPQTINNEMKCGLVLQQVRKGKFEKLYRADRAQEVYEINRKNSRKAVSLTKKVKETIVHYIKLKWSPEMMSKRKVNVPQSTIYYWMDKGYLGLTKADRLYPRKGKAPKKTASPNFMPVGKSIEERPEAITQRLEAGHYEIDTVVQTRAKAPCFLTLTDRKTRYEIIRYLPSKTAQAVNEALSSILQEYQITSITADNGAEFARLSEIFSEEKIYYAHPYCSWERGSNENHNRLIRRFLPKGKTKATRKLATQIEWWINNYPKRILNYKTPREIVFSG, encoded by the coding sequence ATGCAAGACCATTATACACCAACAGGCAAGCACTTGACAATAGCTGATCGCCGCTTGATTGAACGCTGGAAGCAAGAGGGGAAATCTAATCGTGAGATTGCAGGTCTCTTAGGCAAAGCTCCTCAAACGATTAACAACGAGATGAAATGTGGACTGGTCCTCCAACAGGTGCGTAAGGGGAAGTTTGAGAAGCTTTATAGGGCGGATAGAGCTCAGGAAGTGTATGAGATTAATCGAAAAAATAGCCGTAAAGCTGTTAGTCTCACGAAGAAAGTCAAGGAAACCATTGTCCACTACATCAAGCTGAAGTGGTCACCTGAGATGATGTCAAAACGTAAAGTCAACGTCCCACAATCCACCATCTACTACTGGATGGACAAGGGGTACCTGGGGCTGACTAAGGCAGATAGGCTGTATCCAAGAAAAGGCAAAGCCCCTAAGAAAACAGCCAGTCCTAATTTCATGCCTGTTGGAAAGTCGATTGAGGAGCGGCCTGAAGCGATCACTCAACGACTGGAGGCTGGGCATTATGAGATTGATACGGTCGTTCAGACACGGGCTAAAGCGCCTTGCTTTCTGACATTAACAGATCGAAAAACCAGGTATGAAATCATTCGTTACTTGCCCAGTAAGACAGCACAAGCCGTTAACGAAGCCTTGTCGAGCATTTTACAGGAATATCAGATCACGTCAATCACAGCTGATAATGGGGCAGAATTTGCTAGATTAAGCGAGATTTTTAGTGAAGAGAAGATCTACTATGCTCACCCTTATTGCTCTTGGGAAAGAGGCTCTAATGAGAATCACAACCGTCTTATTCGACGTTTCCTACCCAAGGGAAAAACAAAAGCGACCAGAAAACTGGCCACTCAGATTGAATGGTGGATAAACAATTACCCCAAACGAATATTAAACTACAAGACACCTAGAGAAATTGTATTCAGTGGCTAA
- the yidD gene encoding membrane protein insertion efficiency factor YidD, with translation MIKTALISLVRLYQTYISPLFPASCRYRPTCSNYMIEAIEKHGFKGVLMGLARILRCHPFVQGGKDPVPDHFSFRRNRKESSKE, from the coding sequence ATGATTAAAACAGCGCTTATTAGCTTAGTCCGTCTGTATCAAACCTATATTTCCCCGCTTTTCCCCGCTTCCTGCCGCTACCGGCCGACCTGCTCAAACTATATGATTGAAGCGATTGAAAAACATGGTTTTAAAGGGGTTCTCATGGGTCTGGCCCGTATTTTACGCTGCCATCCCTTTGTTCAAGGCGGGAAAGACCCGGTTCCGGATCATTTCAGTTTCAGAAGAAACCGCAAGGAGTCATCAAAAGAATAA
- a CDS encoding tRNA (cytidine(34)-2'-O)-methyltransferase translates to MNIEELSRHHHHSDSRRNHAVLFEPQIPANTGNIARTCAATNTPLHIIRPMGFPVDDKKMKRAGLDYWDKLDITFYDSLEEFMDKCQGAVHLISKFAEKNYAEENYDDRQPHYFIFGREDKGLPEPFMRAYAEQALRIPMNDEHVRSLNLSNAVCMVIYEALRQQGFPDLELSHTYEQDKLK, encoded by the coding sequence ATGAATATAGAAGAACTGAGCCGGCATCATCATCATTCTGACAGTCGGAGGAACCATGCTGTCCTTTTTGAGCCCCAGATTCCGGCTAATACAGGCAATATCGCCCGGACCTGTGCTGCTACAAATACCCCTCTTCACATCATTCGTCCGATGGGCTTTCCGGTTGATGATAAAAAAATGAAACGGGCTGGCTTAGATTATTGGGATAAACTGGATATCACTTTTTATGACAGTTTAGAGGAATTTATGGATAAATGCCAAGGGGCTGTCCATCTCATCAGTAAGTTTGCAGAAAAAAATTATGCCGAAGAAAATTATGATGACCGTCAGCCGCATTATTTTATCTTCGGCCGTGAGGATAAGGGGCTGCCTGAACCTTTTATGAGAGCATATGCTGAACAGGCTCTGCGGATTCCCATGAATGATGAGCATGTCAGGAGCCTCAATCTGTCTAATGCGGTCTGTATGGTCATCTATGAAGCTCTCAGGCAGCAAGGTTTTCCTGATTTAGAGCTCTCCCATACTTACGAGCAAGATAAGCTGAAATAA